The Bacteroidales bacterium nucleotide sequence TCTACATTGGTAGTTACAAGTCCGTTGAATGGAACAATAAGCAATTTGTTTGCAAAGATTGGCAGTTATGTAGATATTTCTTCGCCTGTTGCCGAAATCGTAGATAACAGTTCATTGCATTTGGATTTACAAGTGTTTGAAAAAGATTTACCGCTTTTGAAAATCGGGCAAACCATTCATTTTACCTTAACCAATAATCCTACTAATGAATACGATGCAAAAGTGTTTAGCATTGGTTCATCATTTGAAAACGAGAGCAAAACCATTGCCGTGCATTGCACCGTTACAGGAAACAAAATAGGTTTGATTGACGGAATGAACATTACAGGAATTGTGAGTTTGAGCAATGCCCTAACACCTGCCGTACCCAATGAAGCCATTGTAAACGCAGACGGAAAAGACTACATTTTTGTTGTTACTGATAAAAAAGCGGAAGAACACCACGAAGAAGAAAGCGAAGAACACAACCACGAAAGTGAAGACCGTAAACACAGCAATGAAGAAAACGGCAACATCAATTTTGAAAAAATAGAAGTTGTAAAAGGCGTTTCCAATATGGGCTACACCGCAATAACTTTTGTACAGGACATTCCTGCCAATGCTCAAATTGTAATCAAAGGAGCATTTTTTGTCAATGCCAAATTATCTAACACAGGAGGACACAATCATTAAAAATTAAAAGCAATGATAAATACAGATAAAAATCACAAGCATATTTACAATGTACAAGGTAAGCAGCTTTGTTGCACACAGGAAGAAAAAATTTACACCAATGCAGGTGCAAAAGAGTTGATAAAAGAAAAGCATCAACACGACCATAGCGATGATGACGGACACGACCACAGCCACAGTGATAGCAACCTTTTCAAAGTGTTTTTGCCAAGCATTATTTCATTGGTGCTATTGCTTGTTGCCGTTTATTTAGACAATTTCCTAAAACCAGAATGGTTTACAGGTTTGGTAAGGATTGTTTGGTATGTGGTGGCTTATATTCCTGTTGGGTTTCCTGTAATCAAAGAAGCCGTTGAAAGCATTGCCAAAGGCGAGATATTTTCCGAATTTCTGTTGATGAGCATTGCCACAATCGGAGCGTTTGCCATTGGCGAATATCCGGAGGGCGTAGCCGTAATGTTGTTTTATGCTGTTGGCGAAGTGTTTCAGACATTGGCGGTAAAAAGAG carries:
- a CDS encoding efflux RND transporter periplasmic adaptor subunit; the protein is MKFKIKNSIVFPLALCTLLVISSCGSKDNHSHNDENTKETGTSDGHNHEEETPTIVTLTQEQIKAVGITLGKVENKELTATIKVNGMLKVPNNNKAIATSLYGGVIKTLNVQIGDYVKKGQVIATIANPQFIQLQEEYLTIGSKITFAEQEVQRQNELNAGNAGALKNLQYATAELNTLRTRKASLQQQIQLMGINPNSVSNSNLKSTLVVTSPLNGTISNLFAKIGSYVDISSPVAEIVDNSSLHLDLQVFEKDLPLLKIGQTIHFTLTNNPTNEYDAKVFSIGSSFENESKTIAVHCTVTGNKIGLIDGMNITGIVSLSNALTPAVPNEAIVNADGKDYIFVVTDKKAEEHHEEESEEHNHESEDRKHSNEENGNINFEKIEVVKGVSNMGYTAITFVQDIPANAQIVIKGAFFVNAKLSNTGGHNH